One Bdellovibrio bacteriovorus str. Tiberius DNA segment encodes these proteins:
- a CDS encoding aromatic amino acid hydroxylase — METDFLPPHLRKYVVEQNYEKYTPVDQAVWRYVLRQLKAFLSKHAHECYVEGLNKTGIDIERIPRIEDVSKRIQEFGWRALPVSGFIPPAAFMELQSLGVLPIASDMRTLDHLLYTPAPDIVHEAAGHAPILIHPEFSDYLRQYAQVAKKAIISKEDLDLYEAIRDLSDIKENPASTPEQVKAAEVHLDKVGKSISHISEASELSRMNWWTAEYGLIGEIDNPKIFGAGLLSSVGESKWCLSQKVKKIPLTMDCIKTSYDITEPQPQLFVAKDFKTLVRVLDEMADQMAFRIGGLQGLHKAIEAQSVNTAELNSGLQISGQIVEAITDSNGALAYLRLQGPSQLSYQDHELPGHDQKYHAHGFGTPVGFLKSHPTQCPSTFTADQWSALNVIAGKETRLEFVSGVVVTGKIQSVLQKDGKTLVLALTDAKAEFNGRVLFAPEWGTFDMAVGSTVPSVFGGPADREAYGETTDFVAKRVPAPKYSNEELQRQSLYGQVRKIREDKLQGTALTDSLDKVLAAHKTLMPTDWLLLMEALELVLSRHPESKLKKQIEDDLATLSKKDEKTHGLIQDGLVLAGAL, encoded by the coding sequence ATGGAGACGGACTTTTTACCGCCGCACTTAAGAAAATACGTCGTAGAACAAAACTACGAAAAGTACACTCCGGTTGATCAGGCTGTGTGGCGCTATGTTTTGCGCCAGTTGAAAGCCTTTTTGTCCAAACACGCCCACGAGTGTTACGTCGAAGGCTTGAATAAAACCGGCATCGACATCGAACGCATTCCTCGCATCGAAGACGTCAGCAAAAGAATTCAGGAATTCGGCTGGCGCGCACTGCCGGTCAGCGGCTTTATTCCACCGGCGGCGTTCATGGAACTGCAGTCCCTGGGCGTATTGCCGATTGCCTCGGACATGCGCACCCTGGATCATTTGCTGTACACCCCGGCTCCGGACATTGTTCACGAGGCCGCGGGCCATGCGCCAATTCTGATTCACCCTGAATTTTCCGATTACCTGCGCCAGTATGCTCAGGTGGCGAAAAAAGCCATCATCAGCAAAGAAGATCTGGATCTTTACGAAGCCATCCGTGACCTTTCCGACATCAAAGAAAACCCCGCTTCCACACCTGAACAGGTGAAGGCAGCGGAAGTGCATCTGGACAAGGTCGGCAAAAGCATCAGCCATATCTCGGAAGCTTCCGAACTGTCCCGCATGAACTGGTGGACGGCTGAATACGGCTTGATTGGTGAAATCGACAATCCAAAGATCTTTGGTGCGGGTTTGCTTTCAAGTGTCGGCGAATCCAAGTGGTGCTTAAGCCAGAAGGTGAAAAAGATCCCTCTGACTATGGACTGCATTAAAACTTCCTATGACATCACTGAACCTCAGCCGCAATTGTTTGTGGCGAAGGATTTCAAAACTTTGGTGCGCGTTCTGGATGAAATGGCTGACCAGATGGCCTTCCGTATCGGCGGTCTTCAGGGTTTGCACAAGGCCATCGAAGCCCAGTCCGTGAATACGGCCGAGCTGAATTCAGGTCTGCAAATTTCCGGTCAGATCGTGGAAGCGATCACCGACAGCAACGGCGCCCTGGCTTATCTGCGTTTGCAGGGGCCTTCGCAGTTGTCCTATCAGGATCACGAACTTCCAGGACATGATCAGAAGTATCATGCCCATGGATTCGGAACTCCGGTGGGTTTCCTGAAAAGTCACCCAACCCAGTGTCCTTCAACATTCACTGCCGACCAGTGGTCTGCGCTAAATGTGATTGCGGGCAAAGAAACGCGTCTTGAATTTGTTTCTGGCGTCGTTGTGACCGGCAAGATTCAGTCCGTTCTTCAAAAAGACGGAAAGACCCTGGTGCTGGCTTTGACCGATGCCAAAGCAGAATTTAACGGCCGCGTGTTGTTTGCACCCGAATGGGGCACCTTTGACATGGCCGTGGGATCCACGGTTCCATCGGTGTTTGGCGGACCTGCCGACCGCGAGGCTTACGGCGAAACCACGGACTTTGTTGCCAAACGTGTTCCGGCACCGAAATATTCCAACGAAGAACTGCAAAGACAAAGCCTGTACGGTCAGGTTCGCAAAATCCGCGAAGACAAACTTCAAGGGACTGCTTTGACCGACTCTTTGGATAAAGTTCTGGCTGCTCACAAAACCCTGATGCCGACTGACTGGTTGTTGCTGATGGAAGCTTTGGAGCTTGTTTTGTCCCGTCACCCTGAATCGAAATTAAAAAAACAGATCGAAGACGATCTGGCGACTCTGTCCAAGAAGGATGAAAAAACCCACGGCCTTATTCAAGACGGCCTGGTATTGGCTGGAGCCCTGTAA
- the hppD gene encoding 4-hydroxyphenylpyruvate dioxygenase: MAQVTEKNPVGLNGVDFIEYSGPDAHFFEQVFKRYAFKEVGQVHGKNIKLYRQGDINFILNCEPQTFATDFAKLHGPCVNATGFRVVDAEQAFKTAVARGARPYEGNEHQKGATPFPAIYGIGDSLIYFMDQKNQDKLYNEIFQVKPEDKAPVGVGFTVVDHFTNNVPKGEMDKWQHFYEGIFGFYEAKYFDIRGSKTGLLSRAMRSPCGKFSVPINEPTEEKSQIQEYLDEYKGSGIQHIALLTHDINYSLESLKSSDIQFLTPPPHSYYEMIPERVPGVTEDISRLEKNAILVDGDKTGKYLLQIFTKNTFGPIFYELIQRKGHDGFGDGNFQALFDAIERDQRERGYLT, from the coding sequence ATGGCTCAAGTTACCGAGAAAAATCCGGTGGGTCTTAACGGAGTAGATTTTATTGAATACTCCGGTCCTGACGCCCACTTTTTTGAACAAGTGTTCAAGCGCTATGCTTTTAAGGAAGTCGGCCAAGTTCACGGCAAAAACATCAAACTTTACCGTCAAGGCGACATCAACTTCATCCTGAACTGCGAACCTCAGACATTTGCTACTGACTTTGCAAAACTTCACGGCCCTTGCGTGAATGCAACCGGCTTCCGCGTAGTGGATGCTGAGCAGGCATTCAAAACGGCTGTGGCTCGCGGTGCGCGCCCTTATGAAGGCAACGAACACCAAAAAGGGGCGACTCCATTCCCGGCGATCTATGGTATCGGTGACTCTTTGATCTATTTCATGGATCAGAAAAACCAGGACAAGCTTTATAATGAAATCTTCCAGGTGAAGCCTGAAGACAAAGCTCCGGTGGGTGTGGGTTTCACAGTGGTGGATCATTTCACTAACAACGTGCCGAAGGGCGAGATGGACAAGTGGCAGCACTTCTACGAAGGCATTTTCGGCTTCTACGAAGCGAAGTACTTCGACATCCGCGGCAGCAAGACAGGTCTTCTTTCCCGCGCGATGAGATCCCCATGCGGAAAATTCTCTGTACCGATCAACGAGCCGACAGAGGAAAAATCCCAGATCCAGGAATATCTGGATGAATATAAAGGCTCCGGCATCCAGCACATCGCTTTGCTGACTCACGATATTAACTATTCCTTGGAATCCTTGAAAAGCAGCGACATTCAGTTCCTGACTCCGCCGCCGCACTCTTACTATGAGATGATTCCTGAGCGTGTGCCGGGTGTGACTGAAGACATCAGCCGTCTTGAAAAAAACGCGATCCTGGTGGATGGCGACAAAACAGGAAAATACCTGCTGCAGATCTTCACGAAAAACACTTTCGGTCCGATCTTCTATGAATTGATTCAGCGTAAAGGCCACGATGGTTTCGGCGACGGAAACTTCCAGGCTTTGTTTGATGCGATCGAGCGCGATCAGCGCGAACGCGGCTATTTGACGTAG
- a CDS encoding alkaline phosphatase D family protein has translation MSTSRREFLGNATKSMLIYTSLPAGLALAGNEYQSDLYTGKIPICQNMTNEISAQFTILTEGKNPYAYRVKDSQGRDLPVRKWDEEHRSHSGYGIDKLITEKLQADQLYRLQVIDKDRGTVLDERIFKSLPLNRKQNLRFAMISCSCDIYHSQNSNMWDRMFAELPELVFVLGDSVYCDLGSDGTEKDLWRRHCETRMTLAHFRQPRLIPTLATWDDHDYGRNNENRHYAMKYVSKRIFECFFGSTPVAGYRKGHGVGAVLTGFGQRFFLMDDRFFRDEPKTGGMMWGSDQQEWLLQTLGENEKPAWLMNGSQYFSSYIGNDSFQKEYMRNLSDLAGKLLRMEAPVVFASGDVHFSEVLKIEPQLLGYRTFEFTSSAMHSINYPTAWYMRNPRRLTHTWKHNFMIMKSEAIKNGISTDLYCLGRTGKLLISHAGTVQR, from the coding sequence ATGAGCACGTCACGCCGCGAGTTCCTGGGTAACGCCACCAAATCCATGCTGATATACACAAGTCTCCCCGCGGGGCTTGCTCTGGCTGGTAATGAATACCAGTCCGATCTTTACACCGGCAAAATTCCCATCTGCCAGAACATGACCAATGAAATCTCGGCGCAATTTACGATTCTGACCGAGGGAAAGAACCCTTACGCCTATCGCGTGAAAGATTCGCAGGGCCGGGATCTGCCTGTGCGCAAATGGGATGAAGAACACCGCAGCCACTCTGGATACGGAATCGACAAACTGATCACCGAAAAACTGCAGGCTGATCAATTGTACCGCCTGCAGGTGATCGACAAGGACCGCGGCACCGTTCTGGATGAGCGGATCTTTAAAAGTTTACCTTTAAACAGAAAACAGAATCTGCGCTTTGCAATGATCAGTTGTTCCTGCGACATCTATCACAGCCAGAACAGCAACATGTGGGACCGGATGTTTGCCGAACTGCCCGAGCTGGTGTTTGTGCTGGGGGATTCGGTGTACTGTGATCTGGGCAGTGACGGCACTGAAAAAGACCTGTGGCGGCGCCACTGCGAAACCCGCATGACCTTGGCGCACTTCCGACAACCACGACTGATTCCAACCCTGGCCACTTGGGATGATCATGACTATGGCCGAAACAATGAAAACCGCCACTACGCCATGAAGTATGTTTCCAAACGGATCTTTGAATGCTTTTTTGGTTCGACGCCCGTGGCGGGCTATCGCAAAGGTCACGGTGTGGGTGCGGTGCTGACCGGGTTTGGGCAAAGATTCTTTTTAATGGATGACCGGTTCTTCCGCGATGAACCCAAAACTGGCGGCATGATGTGGGGTTCAGATCAGCAGGAATGGCTGCTTCAGACTTTAGGTGAAAATGAAAAGCCCGCGTGGCTGATGAACGGCAGTCAGTATTTTTCTTCGTATATCGGCAACGATTCGTTTCAAAAAGAATACATGCGCAATCTTTCTGATCTGGCCGGAAAGCTCCTCCGGATGGAAGCCCCGGTCGTCTTTGCCTCGGGCGACGTGCACTTCAGTGAAGTTTTAAAAATTGAGCCTCAGCTGCTGGGGTATCGAACCTTTGAGTTCACCTCCAGCGCCATGCACAGTATTAATTATCCCACGGCCTGGTACATGCGAAACCCGCGAAGACTGACTCACACCTGGAAGCATAATTTTATGATCATGAAATCCGAAGCCATCAAAAATGGAATTTCAACAGACCTGTACTGCCTTGGACGAACCGGCAAACTGCTGATCAGTCACGCCGGCACCGTGCAAAGATAA
- a CDS encoding RNA methyltransferase produces MKRPFEIRIVLVRTIYERNIGATSRAMSNMGIEKLILIDPKCELTYEAQQAAATGQTGLQNRTTYASWDEFLKQEPESIKVAFTARDGKGRQVRDVDEVLKDIADKAPQFQVESDVPYVVHLVFGPEDWGLAGEDLEHANFCACIPTFGDNWSLNLAQATLLGMYSLRRTWGGQRTKLDGGKIRRAPQGIDGIDPEATLKTWLEEMGFDLTRQRKINVFTVLRRMLLQNTPTKKELVILETVLQQSIRKLREWKEFQNRDR; encoded by the coding sequence ATGAAACGTCCTTTTGAGATTCGCATTGTTCTGGTTCGCACTATCTATGAAAGAAACATCGGCGCCACTTCGCGCGCGATGTCTAATATGGGGATTGAAAAGCTGATTCTGATTGATCCCAAGTGCGAGCTCACCTATGAAGCCCAGCAAGCGGCCGCCACCGGCCAAACCGGTCTGCAAAACCGCACGACTTATGCTTCGTGGGATGAATTCCTGAAACAAGAGCCAGAAAGTATCAAAGTGGCCTTCACTGCCCGCGATGGCAAAGGCCGTCAAGTGCGCGATGTCGATGAAGTTCTTAAAGACATCGCCGACAAAGCCCCGCAGTTCCAGGTTGAAAGCGACGTGCCTTATGTCGTTCACTTGGTGTTCGGCCCTGAAGACTGGGGCCTTGCCGGAGAAGACCTTGAGCACGCGAACTTCTGCGCCTGCATCCCGACATTCGGTGACAACTGGAGTTTGAATCTGGCACAAGCCACACTGCTTGGCATGTACAGTCTGCGCCGCACTTGGGGTGGACAGCGCACCAAACTGGATGGCGGAAAAATTCGCCGGGCCCCTCAAGGCATCGACGGCATTGATCCCGAGGCGACACTGAAAACGTGGCTGGAAGAAATGGGCTTTGATCTGACCCGCCAAAGAAAGATCAACGTCTTTACAGTTCTTCGCCGTATGCTTTTGCAGAACACTCCGACCAAAAAAGAACTGGTGATTTTGGAAACCGTTTTGCAGCAAAGCATTCGCAAGCTGCGTGAATGGAAAGAATTCCAGAACCGCGATCGTTAG
- a CDS encoding S41 family peptidase, whose amino-acid sequence MVLVLGASLYLVRLSGKDVSKVKSGEDYWAETGLGPAALEDLLQDQTCGSSERYFLACANAILTVANRYNLSLSLQGELVPVHEALSADMSSEKKQLEPWKEYFSSHTAKATQISFLKAWQELKSDYIQPKQSSMMVGLGLNGFISVFRDPHTYFMPVNQFQEVISRADSRSVTLGITLGSHKGQYVVRKLTEGSPAKLSGIQKGDVLISINGTSVKGLMQPRVSELLKGEVGDVVRIRVERNGETMKFRLRRQEITVATVSTRVIEGIKPIAVIGINKFARGACEKVKESLEIVKRSHVRGLLLDLRDNPGGQMEEAACIASLFVGPENKIFEVRYLDPSKKAEVFYGGEEKHFDMPMAVLVNAASASASEIVAGALRDLNRAVLVGERTFGKGSFQEGEYWSQNKKIALFETKGFYYLPSGRSPQMKGLEPDVAVNFEEISVVREAEQFINPLRAPERQVRAMAQSMSSSECLDLEDGVSSDDLQLTKARQVLFCTKAVARAGL is encoded by the coding sequence ATGGTTTTGGTCTTGGGGGCCAGCCTGTATCTTGTGCGTCTTTCGGGTAAAGACGTCAGCAAGGTGAAGTCTGGTGAAGACTATTGGGCCGAGACGGGCTTGGGTCCGGCGGCTTTGGAAGACCTGTTACAGGATCAGACCTGTGGCAGTTCCGAGCGCTATTTCCTGGCGTGTGCCAATGCGATTTTGACTGTCGCCAATCGCTATAACTTGAGCCTGAGCCTGCAAGGTGAGCTGGTTCCCGTTCATGAAGCTCTGTCTGCCGACATGAGTTCTGAGAAAAAACAGCTGGAGCCTTGGAAAGAATATTTCAGTTCACACACGGCCAAAGCCACCCAGATCTCTTTCCTGAAAGCATGGCAAGAACTGAAATCCGACTACATCCAACCCAAACAAAGTTCCATGATGGTGGGCCTGGGGTTGAACGGATTTATCTCGGTCTTCCGCGATCCACACACGTATTTCATGCCGGTAAATCAGTTCCAGGAAGTGATCTCCAGAGCCGACAGTCGTTCGGTGACTTTGGGAATCACCCTGGGCAGCCACAAAGGTCAGTACGTTGTGCGCAAGTTGACTGAAGGCAGCCCGGCGAAGCTTTCTGGCATTCAAAAAGGGGACGTGCTGATTTCTATCAACGGCACTTCAGTCAAAGGCCTGATGCAGCCGCGCGTTTCTGAATTGTTAAAAGGCGAAGTTGGCGATGTGGTTCGCATCCGTGTCGAGCGTAACGGCGAAACTATGAAGTTCCGTCTGCGCCGTCAGGAAATCACTGTGGCGACCGTTTCCACGCGAGTGATTGAAGGCATCAAGCCGATCGCGGTGATTGGTATTAACAAGTTTGCCCGTGGTGCCTGTGAAAAGGTCAAAGAGTCGCTTGAGATCGTAAAGCGTTCCCACGTGCGTGGCTTGTTGCTGGATCTGCGTGACAACCCAGGTGGTCAGATGGAAGAAGCCGCTTGTATCGCCAGTCTGTTTGTCGGTCCGGAAAATAAAATCTTTGAAGTTCGTTACCTGGATCCAAGCAAGAAAGCGGAAGTTTTCTATGGTGGTGAGGAAAAGCACTTTGACATGCCAATGGCTGTTTTGGTGAATGCGGCCTCTGCCAGTGCTTCTGAAATCGTTGCGGGGGCTTTGCGTGACCTGAACCGCGCGGTGCTGGTGGGCGAAAGAACTTTCGGAAAAGGTTCTTTCCAAGAGGGCGAATACTGGTCCCAGAACAAGAAAATCGCTTTGTTTGAAACAAAAGGTTTCTATTACCTGCCATCCGGTCGTTCCCCTCAGATGAAGGGGCTTGAGCCTGACGTGGCGGTGAACTTTGAAGAGATCTCTGTCGTGCGCGAGGCAGAGCAGTTCATCAATCCTCTGCGTGCGCCGGAACGTCAGGTGCGTGCGATGGCGCAATCCATGTCCAGCAGCGAATGTCTGGATCTGGAAGACGGTGTTTCCTCTGATGATTTACAACTGACAAAAGCTCGTCAGGTTCTTTTCTGTACAAAGGCTGTGGCGAGGGCGGGGCTATGA
- the ribD gene encoding bifunctional diaminohydroxyphosphoribosylaminopyrimidine deaminase/5-amino-6-(5-phosphoribosylamino)uracil reductase RibD yields the protein MELIRSLSLPAIGTKLTAEEAMSLAISEAYKGAARVSPNPLVGAVVLDAQGGFLSAGHHEFYGGPHAEVNALKNLSPEQLKGAHAFVTLEPCAHEGKTPSCAKMMAKLPLKKVTFGLIDPNPLVAGQGAEILRQAGIEAEVFSSANPVLDAKIKTELEEVCEAFLWNFREKKVFVSLKMASSLDGQVALRSGESQWITGPESREYVHYIRACHDGILVGKGTIDFDNPSLNIRHPQITKKNKVIVVDGEAELLPNFTKLKLSEVHAAEDVIWCVAEELREKVEKLRGTLAKSPDVVYVKTRVGGDLDLEDLLEQLYKKGLRSVMVEGGAFTASSFVSYHLVNRLYMFQAPIIMGSGGSRSWTESVRIPAMTDKIQLKNPRYLTFGNDFMITGTL from the coding sequence ATGGAACTGATTCGCTCTTTGTCTTTGCCTGCTATTGGAACAAAGCTTACGGCTGAAGAAGCCATGAGTCTTGCCATCAGCGAGGCCTATAAGGGAGCAGCGCGAGTCAGTCCCAACCCGCTGGTGGGTGCGGTGGTTCTGGATGCTCAGGGCGGATTTTTGTCCGCCGGTCATCACGAATTTTACGGCGGCCCCCACGCGGAAGTGAATGCCCTGAAAAATCTTTCGCCCGAGCAGCTTAAAGGCGCCCATGCCTTTGTCACGCTGGAGCCTTGTGCGCACGAAGGTAAAACTCCATCCTGCGCCAAGATGATGGCAAAACTTCCTCTTAAAAAAGTGACCTTCGGTCTGATCGATCCCAATCCACTGGTGGCCGGTCAGGGGGCTGAAATCCTGCGCCAGGCGGGGATTGAGGCCGAGGTGTTTTCTTCCGCGAATCCGGTTCTGGATGCAAAAATCAAAACCGAACTGGAAGAAGTCTGCGAAGCTTTCTTGTGGAACTTCCGTGAAAAGAAAGTCTTCGTTTCTTTGAAGATGGCTTCCAGTCTTGATGGGCAGGTGGCGCTTCGTTCGGGTGAAAGCCAGTGGATCACGGGGCCTGAGTCCCGTGAATACGTTCACTACATCCGTGCCTGCCATGATGGAATTCTGGTGGGTAAGGGCACCATTGATTTTGACAATCCGTCTTTGAACATCCGTCACCCGCAGATCACGAAAAAGAACAAAGTGATTGTGGTCGATGGTGAAGCCGAGCTGCTTCCGAATTTCACCAAGCTGAAGCTTTCGGAAGTGCATGCGGCAGAGGATGTGATCTGGTGTGTGGCGGAAGAACTGCGTGAAAAGGTTGAAAAATTGCGCGGCACTTTGGCGAAATCGCCGGACGTGGTTTACGTAAAGACCCGCGTCGGTGGCGATCTGGATCTGGAAGACCTTTTGGAGCAGCTATATAAAAAAGGCCTTCGTTCTGTGATGGTTGAGGGGGGCGCGTTCACGGCGAGCTCCTTTGTTAGTTACCACCTTGTAAATCGACTTTATATGTTCCAGGCCCCTATCATCATGGGCTCTGGAGGTTCCCGCTCTTGGACGGAAAGCGTTCGTATTCCCGCCATGACGGATAAGATCCAACTGAAGAACCCTCGTTATCTGACCTTCGGTAACGATTTCATGATCACGGGGACCTTATAG
- a CDS encoding PspC domain-containing protein, whose protein sequence is MTEQSTQKLDYRWVRSDKGALAGVCKGLGDALGIETWILRVIWLVAVLWFGSGIVFYLILAVCLPRVDRLDQALDRKLLGVCARIAKRYHIEVGVVRTGFVLFMLVTFGAAILGYGLCYFLIPKADEPASRSKSAGVF, encoded by the coding sequence GTGACCGAACAAAGCACACAGAAACTAGACTATCGTTGGGTTCGATCCGACAAAGGCGCCTTAGCTGGCGTTTGTAAGGGTTTGGGCGACGCTTTGGGTATCGAAACTTGGATACTGCGCGTCATTTGGTTGGTTGCGGTTCTCTGGTTTGGCAGTGGGATCGTGTTTTATTTGATCCTGGCAGTTTGCTTGCCCCGTGTCGACAGACTGGACCAAGCTCTAGATAGAAAGCTTCTGGGCGTGTGTGCTAGAATAGCTAAACGGTACCACATCGAAGTGGGAGTAGTAAGAACGGGATTTGTTCTGTTCATGCTGGTCACTTTCGGTGCTGCGATCCTGGGTTACGGCCTTTGTTACTTTCTTATTCCCAAGGCTGACGAACCCGCAAGTCGCTCAAAGAGCGCAGGAGTATTTTAA
- the pif1 gene encoding ATP-dependent DNA helicase Pif1, with amino-acid sequence MNSESKCYRFYICFARLGSGMIAGLMPVHDVELSPEQSSALDLLRSGENVFLTGGAGSGKSFLIRQFMRELDPKEMPILASTGAAAVLLGGRTFHSFFGLGIMEGGADATYERASKDKRLMSRLRKVEGVIIDEISMIPGQALMIAEALSQRARESKLPWGGMRVIAVGDFAQLPPVTHTGQRDWCFLNGVWEVSGFQTVMLSHNQRVSDNLFLDVLSDVRHGKVTERVREFLNEHVQDHDEDDPGTRLFPRKINAEKFNERKLAEIDETEVVIESIYSGSERHIETLKKASPIAEKLILKIGCQVMFLQNDPQRRWVNGTRGSVVDITADQITVRKDRGREVQVSKSSFAIQDAEGNIMAQVEQFPLTLAYATTIHKSQGATLDDLWCDLSQLWEPGQAYVALSRLRSAKGLHLIGWNPRSIIVDPKVLQFYKQFEGL; translated from the coding sequence ATGAATTCAGAGTCCAAATGCTATCGTTTTTATATTTGCTTCGCAAGACTGGGAAGTGGCATGATCGCAGGACTTATGCCTGTACACGACGTTGAGCTTTCCCCCGAACAATCCTCTGCTTTGGATCTTTTAAGATCCGGAGAGAATGTTTTTTTGACGGGCGGGGCGGGCAGCGGAAAAAGTTTTCTGATTCGCCAGTTCATGCGTGAACTGGATCCGAAAGAAATGCCTATTCTGGCCAGTACCGGTGCTGCCGCCGTGTTGTTGGGTGGCCGGACTTTTCACAGCTTCTTTGGTCTGGGTATCATGGAAGGTGGCGCTGATGCCACCTATGAACGCGCCAGCAAAGACAAGCGTCTGATGTCCCGCCTGCGCAAGGTTGAAGGTGTGATCATTGATGAAATTTCTATGATTCCCGGCCAGGCCCTGATGATCGCCGAAGCTTTATCGCAACGAGCGCGTGAATCAAAACTTCCCTGGGGTGGCATGCGTGTGATCGCGGTGGGGGATTTTGCCCAGCTGCCCCCGGTGACCCACACCGGTCAGCGCGACTGGTGTTTCTTAAATGGCGTCTGGGAAGTCAGCGGTTTTCAGACAGTGATGCTTTCACACAATCAGCGGGTTTCGGATAATTTGTTTTTGGATGTTCTGAGCGATGTTCGTCATGGCAAGGTCACTGAGCGTGTTCGTGAATTCCTGAATGAACACGTTCAGGATCACGATGAAGATGATCCGGGCACACGTCTGTTCCCGCGCAAGATCAACGCCGAAAAGTTCAACGAACGAAAACTGGCCGAGATTGATGAAACCGAAGTGGTGATTGAATCCATTTATAGCGGATCCGAACGTCACATTGAAACTTTGAAAAAAGCGTCACCAATCGCGGAAAAGCTTATTTTGAAAATCGGCTGTCAGGTGATGTTCCTGCAAAATGATCCCCAGCGCCGCTGGGTGAATGGCACACGCGGATCCGTGGTTGATATCACGGCAGACCAGATCACCGTGCGCAAGGACCGTGGCCGCGAAGTTCAGGTCAGTAAATCCTCTTTTGCCATTCAGGATGCTGAAGGCAATATCATGGCGCAGGTCGAACAGTTCCCACTGACGCTGGCTTACGCCACCACGATCCATAAAAGTCAGGGCGCCACCCTGGATGATCTGTGGTGTGATCTAAGTCAGTTGTGGGAACCAGGCCAGGCGTATGTGGCCTTGAGTCGTCTTAGAAGCGCCAAGGGTTTGCACCTGATCGGGTGGAATCCACGTTCCATTATCGTTGATCCAAAAGTTTTGCAGTTTTATAAGCAGTTTGAAGGTCTTTAA
- the rfaD gene encoding ADP-glyceromanno-heptose 6-epimerase, whose protein sequence is MIIVTGANGFIGSVMVWELNQKGLTDIIAVDSVGLSERNLLRKQKITKFLLKDDLWPFLETEEAKKQVTWIIHMGACSSTTETNKEFLWENNTYYTQRIFEWCAEHGKSMIYASSAATYGAGELGFDDTTDPEKLRPLNLYGESKVLFDRWAVKQTKTPPHWYGLKFFNVFGPNEYHKGAMSSVAFKAYNQIKDTGALGLFKSADPNYKDGEFMRDFVYVKDVTGWMAELMEKKPKNGVYNMGFGKPRTWLDLAGGVFKAMGTDMKINWLEMPENIRGQYQYFTEAKTDKWLAAGMSPAKWPLEKAVADYIQNYLSKDDKDL, encoded by the coding sequence ATGATTATTGTAACAGGCGCAAACGGATTTATTGGCAGTGTGATGGTGTGGGAACTGAATCAAAAAGGTCTTACCGACATCATCGCGGTGGACTCAGTAGGTCTTTCCGAACGCAATCTTCTTCGCAAACAAAAAATCACCAAGTTCCTTTTGAAAGATGACTTGTGGCCGTTCCTTGAAACCGAAGAAGCCAAGAAACAAGTCACGTGGATCATCCACATGGGCGCCTGCTCTTCCACCACGGAAACAAACAAAGAGTTCCTGTGGGAGAACAACACTTACTACACACAAAGAATCTTTGAATGGTGCGCAGAACACGGCAAGTCCATGATTTATGCCTCCAGTGCCGCAACTTACGGCGCCGGAGAACTGGGCTTTGACGACACGACTGATCCTGAAAAACTGCGCCCATTGAATCTGTACGGCGAATCAAAAGTTCTGTTTGATCGCTGGGCGGTGAAACAGACGAAAACGCCTCCACACTGGTACGGCCTTAAGTTCTTTAACGTCTTTGGCCCGAATGAATACCACAAGGGCGCGATGTCCAGCGTGGCGTTCAAAGCTTACAATCAAATCAAAGACACCGGCGCTTTGGGATTGTTTAAATCCGCAGACCCGAACTACAAAGACGGCGAATTCATGCGGGACTTCGTTTACGTCAAGGACGTCACCGGCTGGATGGCCGAGCTGATGGAGAAAAAACCAAAGAATGGCGTTTACAACATGGGCTTCGGAAAACCGCGCACCTGGCTGGATCTGGCCGGTGGTGTTTTCAAGGCCATGGGCACGGACATGAAAATCAACTGGCTTGAGATGCCTGAAAACATCCGCGGTCAGTATCAGTATTTCACCGAAGCTAAAACCGACAAGTGGCTGGCAGCGGGTATGAGCCCGGCAAAATGGCCTTTGGAAAAAGCCGTCGCTGATTACATTCAGAACTATCTGTCCAAAGACGACAAAGACCTTTAA